In Myxosarcina sp. GI1, the DNA window ATCTGCGTCAAGAAACTCAATTGGTTTAGAGATTATACGTAATGTGGCGAGACATTGAACATTAAACATTAAAGACTGTTAATTGCTCATTGCTAACTGCTTATTGTTCATCAATAAACTAACTGTTTAGTAAATCCAGATAAATGTTTAGTTTTTGCTTCACCTCGCTCAAAATCTCTAAGTCAATTTGCCCTAAATATTTAATACATCTTTTTTTATCAAAAGTATTGGGTTCAATAGCAATAATAATACTATCCTTATCTAAACCATTAGTTATTGAAGCCTTAACCGTAACTACCACAGGTTCTAACGTGGGATTGGCGATCGCCTTAGAAGTAATAGGTAATAGAGTAACTTTTTTTCTAACTCGATTAAACTCTGAGGCTGAAATAATTAAAGCTGGTCTAGTTTTTTTAATTTCAGTTCCTATTTGCGGTTCAAAATTAACTAACCAGATACTTTCAGATCGATAATCGCGCATTCTTCTTCGTCTTCGTTCCAACCTAAGTCTAATTCGTCTATAGTTTGGGCTGCCTCTATCATTTTGCGTTTAGTTTCTTTGGCTACTTCTTGTTCGATTAAATAACCAAGCAAAGAGCTACGACTACGTTTGGTCAAATGAGGATTACTGTCTACCAAATCATCTAAATGTTTCAGCTTAAGCTCATCCAAATAAATAGATATTTTTGCCATGAATAATTTTTATATCGTACATAGAGTAGCATAACAAAACAAACGTTCGATTATAGTTTCAAGATCGTTTCTTCTGGCTTCAGCTCGGTCAATTTTATACTGCCCTGCCACAGTTGTTTGGCTAAAGAGCGATCGCTCGATTCTTTGGAAGATGCAGTCATTTTAAAACCGCTAAAATATTTTCTTGTGACGTTTTCTAAGTCGCGATCGAGAACCAATTTTGCTAAGGCTTTGCCTGATTGTTTCATACCGTTGACTACTGGTAATAGTTGCAGAATGGGTAAAACAGAATACCAAATAAAACGGGCTACGGGTGGATAATCTTTTGCCAAACCCGAACCAGGCATTAAACCTGGATTAAAAACATTTACCGTAATAGGTTGTTTTTCGGTACTATATCCTGCTTCTGTAAGACGGCGAGATAGTTCGTAAGCGCAAAGA includes these proteins:
- a CDS encoding type II toxin-antitoxin system PemK/MazF family toxin → MRDYRSESIWLVNFEPQIGTEIKKTRPALIISASEFNRVRKKVTLLPITSKAIANPTLEPVVVTVKASITNGLDKDSIIIAIEPNTFDKKRCIKYLGQIDLEILSEVKQKLNIYLDLLNS